The Campylobacter sp. CN_NE2 genome contains a region encoding:
- a CDS encoding CTP synthase: MAKDQTKQTKYIFVTGGVLSSLGKGIAAASIATLLKNSGQKVSMLKADPYINVDPGTMSPLEHGEVFVTDDGAETDLDLGHYERFLDENLSQDNNFTTGKVYSTVIEKERKGDYLGKTIQVIPHIVGEIVRRIKKAGNGHDILIVEIGGTVGDIEGLPFLEAIRAMRVELGRTNTMNIHLTLVPYIKVAGELKTKPTQHSVGELRRIGISPDMIICRSEMPLNRGLKDKIAASCGVDKNCVIESPDSASIYQIPLAFLKQDILTPIAQTLNLGELKPDMSKWDSLVKRVIAPTGETTIAFVGKYVDLKESYKSLTEGIIHAGANLDIKVNLKWCDSEKIEEGNADEILKDVNGILVAGGFGSRGVEGKITAINYARKNKIPFLGICLGMQLAMVEFARNELNLKDANSVEFDENTKNPIIYLIDSFIDSSGKKQIRTHQSPLGGTMRLGGYNCNIKAGSLLSSVYGGAKKIKERHRHRYEANPKFRAEFENKGMIVSGESDGLIEAVELKNHPFFLGVQFHPEFTSRLVCPNPAILGFIKASHDNVR, translated from the coding sequence TTGCTACGCTTCTTAAAAATTCGGGTCAAAAAGTTAGTATGCTAAAAGCAGATCCTTACATAAATGTCGATCCAGGCACCATGAGTCCGTTAGAGCACGGCGAAGTTTTTGTAACCGATGACGGAGCAGAAACTGATTTGGACTTGGGGCATTATGAAAGATTTTTAGATGAAAATTTATCGCAAGATAACAATTTCACAACAGGAAAAGTTTATAGCACGGTTATCGAAAAAGAACGCAAGGGCGATTATTTGGGAAAAACTATTCAAGTTATTCCTCATATCGTCGGCGAAATCGTTCGAAGAATCAAAAAAGCAGGAAACGGGCATGACATTTTGATTGTCGAAATCGGCGGAACGGTCGGCGATATCGAAGGACTGCCGTTTTTAGAAGCTATTCGAGCTATGAGAGTGGAGCTTGGCAGAACAAATACGATGAATATCCATTTAACGCTTGTTCCTTATATCAAAGTCGCAGGTGAGCTAAAAACAAAACCAACCCAACACAGCGTTGGCGAACTTAGACGCATAGGTATAAGCCCGGATATGATTATTTGTCGTTCTGAAATGCCGCTTAATAGGGGCTTGAAAGATAAAATCGCAGCGAGTTGTGGCGTGGATAAAAACTGCGTTATCGAAAGTCCTGATAGCGCAAGTATTTATCAAATTCCCTTAGCATTTTTAAAACAAGATATTCTTACGCCGATTGCCCAAACTCTAAATTTAGGCGAGTTAAAACCAGATATGAGCAAATGGGATAGCCTTGTTAAAAGAGTTATCGCCCCTACCGGCGAGACCACGATCGCATTTGTAGGCAAATATGTCGATCTTAAAGAAAGCTACAAAAGTCTAACCGAAGGCATTATCCACGCAGGTGCAAATTTGGACATAAAAGTAAATCTCAAATGGTGCGATAGCGAAAAAATCGAAGAAGGCAACGCAGATGAGATTTTAAAAGATGTAAATGGAATTTTGGTTGCAGGCGGTTTTGGCAGTCGCGGTGTAGAAGGCAAAATCACGGCGATAAACTACGCTCGAAAAAACAAAATTCCGTTTTTAGGAATTTGTCTTGGCATGCAGCTTGCGATGGTTGAATTTGCAAGAAATGAGCTAAATTTAAAAGACGCAAATTCTGTCGAATTTGATGAAAATACCAAAAATCCGATTATTTATCTAATCGATAGTTTTATCGATAGTAGCGGCAAAAAGCAAATTCGCACTCATCAAAGCCCGTTAGGTGGCACTATGCGGCTTGGCGGATATAATTGCAATATAAAAGCCGGTTCGCTTTTAAGTAGCGTTTATGGCGGAGCGAAAAAAATCAAAGAACGCCACCGCCACAGATACGAAGCAAATCCTAAATTTAGAGCCGAATTTGAAAACAAAGGTATGATTGTCAGTGGCGAAAGCGACGGACTAATCGAAGCAGTTGAGTTAAAAAATCATCCGTTTTTTCTCGGTGTGCAGTTTCACCCTGAATTTACTAGCCGTTTAGTATGCCCAAATCCTGCGATTTTGGGCTTTATCAAAGCCTCACACGACAATGTTAGGTAA